agcttgaagaagctaaccGCAAAATAGAGCAACAAGCAGCTCTACAAGCAGAGCGTGACGCAGAGGCTTCACGGGTTGCAGCTAAGGCTCTACGGGTTGCAtctgagcaacaagcagagatctCACGCTTGGTGAGCTACCTCAAGACTAACCCAAACTATGTCGCCTTCCTCGAGTCTCAAAGCAATGACCCAAACCTCTTTGATGTTTAAGTTAGGTTCCTTCACTATCCCTCCTTcctttatgaaaacttttgtaatCTTGTGACTTTTGTAATCTTTGTGACTTGTACTCTTGTTATGTTTGGATGTAAAATTAAACTTAtgtgtttgtttaatttaatgtttgttatgttttagttatagttttcataatcctttttgttattacaaaatcaaataattcgtTTTTactagaattttttaaaaagcatgataattaaacagtcgtaaAACAGTAACCAAAACGTACACAAAAcagtaaccaaaacagtcgcaaatgagtaaccagaTCAGTCGCTAAAGAGTTGCAAATTCAGTCGCaaatttagcgactgtttgGCGAGGGAAGAACGACCACaattatcagtcgccaattagtagctCCGTGTCGACTATTTGGCGACTGATTATTTTAGCGACGCACTGTTTTGCGACTACGTAAGTCAGTCGCCAATCAGTCGTAACTAAGAAgtttgcgactgtttagtgaCTATTTTTGTAGTTgcaaatccatgttttcttgtagtgtaatgAGTTTTGTATATGCTTGGATAGGTGGACAGTTTCACTGGATACATTACTAACTACCCAAGACTCCAAGTGATTCTGCGTAAAACCCAGTGCTTCATCCATTATATCTTCAGAGGGTGTTCCCAGATGCGCTACTTCGAACAACTGTAGCAGTCCTCTAACATCTCTGGCTAGAGTCTCCTTAAACCTCCCATCTTCACCTCTGAATCTATCAAAGGCATCTACAATGAAACCACGTACCAAAGTAGATTTTATAAGTACATATTTTATGCTATGAATATGCTGCATGACATGTATGCGAATCAAGGAAACTACTATTCTTAGTTTCTTACCACAAGACATCTTGTGACCGTACAGTCTGAAGACCTCAAACATGATGGAGATTGTTTCCAAATCATCTTCCCCAACTATTATGTCATCCAACTTTGTGAAACTATGTTTAAGGATCTCTTGAATCTCTTTATCAAAATGATAAGAGATCCCGAGGCTGATAAACAAATGGATGAGACGAATCTTCTCCTTGTCACTGCTTTGTGAAGACATGATGAGCATGTCTCTCACGAGCGGCTTCATAgtttcaatctctctttctacttCATTAAATTCCTAGAAAATGAATACAATGGGCTGGTCAAGAATCATGTTATCTGCTGCAAGATACGTGAAAGGTTCCCATATGAACTTACAGCGCGATCGAGGGAAACAGAGAGGAAGTGATCTCCCCAAAGGGAAGGAGAAAAGTGCGTCGAAGGACGAGTACCCTCAAGATCAGCAGACCTTACAACGAACAAGTCTTGTTTTGCGGGATTCCAAAATAGAGTGTGGCTGTGAAGCAAACGgcgaggaaagagagagagtttggtCTTAAGACAGAGAGGGGATTTTCTAAGGTAGGAGAAAGATCTGAGTCCAAAACCCATCCTTGTTGCTTCCATGTTTTATCACAGTGAAGACTCAAGAGAGGATGAGAGATGGCTACTCTATTTTACTTGAAGTGCTCTGTTTTTTtaggttctttttctttttcaaaaggTATATATACGTATTATATCTTCTGCTCTTATTATTTACCTTAATAAGTAAACATGGAACAAAGGAAAGTAGGAAACTGTACGTGGTCAACGGCCAAGAAacgtttaatgaatattgtacGTAAAAACCAAAGAAGTAATACCACAATTATGGAGATTTTGTACACAAGAAAATCTGAGTAAGGTGGGATGTTGAATCTCTAATCTGATTGGGGAATGCATACGATCACGTTTGTATAGttctttaaaaaatctgttttCTCTCATATTGTCAACTTTTCTAATCATAATGCAAGATTCGGAGGTTATGGGGTGTAATATAGAAACCCCATGGGGAGAACACCAACAATATAATGTTTTGGCAAAATATGATATTGTACTAGAAAccataattttgttgttttgtctttaataATTCCTAATTATTTAGTAGTGATGATCTAATCCTTGCaatattagtaattttatcTTCTGTTATTGTTGGACGCATATGTGAAGTGTGAACCGGGATATATGGAAGGGAAAAATGTCAGcgaatcatttaatttttatcatatttttcaGTTAACCCGTCACGTTACCTGATCATGTTATGTAACAAGACAAGAATCACCTCGGCTCAACTGTGGTTTTGGTCTCTGTACATGCGGAGGTTGGTCTTAAGACGGAGAGTCACCGTAAGTGAGCTAGCTTTTTAGATTCGAAACCCATTCAGACTACAGTTTTGGTTGATGTTCTCTgttctctgttttatttcaGAAGCCTCATCTTTCCCACTCACGTTTTATTTCCCATTATCCAAGTCATTACGTGATGATTTAGTTCCATTTGACATCAAGATTCAAAAACATAATACTAAAATACAACTTGAAAATACAGAGTGATGAGGGCAACATAATATAATTCACAACTCACAAGGAAAAACACCAGAGATCGAACTAAATGGACATATTAGGAGATTGCACTGAAGACATGATCAGTTAATGCAACACATCAGTTGTTTCTGAAGGCAATGTAGCTAGCAAGAGCCACCAGAGGCGCTGCCTTATTGGAATCAAACCCTAGAAGCTGTTCCTCTGCTTCTCTTCTCAGTTTCTCAGCAACCTCCTTCGATTTCTCCAAACCTATCAGCCTTGGATACGTCAGCTTTCCGGCCATTACATCTTTTCCGGCAGTCTTACCCAATTCATCCGTAGATTTTGTTACGTCAAGTATATCATCAACAACCTGAAACAGTAGCCCAATACATCTCGCATACTTTCTAAGTTTCtcgatctcttcttctgttCCACCTCCCATTATAACCCCTAATACAGCTGCTGCCTCCAACAACGCCGCTGTTTTGTGGAGATGGATGAACTCTAGACGCTCCAGTTCCACGTTGTCTGGATTCAATCATTCGCTGCTTAGGTCTATCACTTGTCCAGCAACTAGCCCTGTTGTACCCATGGATTTTGCCAGCTCAATCACCGCACGGATCATCCTCTCAGGAGCGACCAGCTCACTCGACACAACCGTCATGTGCTCAAACGCCAAAGCAAGGAGTGCATCACCCGCCAAAACCGCCATGTCTTCTCCAAATACCTTGTGGCTGGTGGGCTTGCCTCTGCGGAGGTCGGCATTGTCCATGCACGGAAGATCGTCATGAATAAGAGAGCTCGTGTGGATCATCTCGACCGCGCAAGCGGCTGACATGGCAGTAGCCTCGTCACCTCCCACGAGCTCGTAGGCGGCAATACAGAGTAGGGGCCTCACACGTTTTCCGCCGGCTAGCAATGAGTACCGCACAGCCTCTTGGATCGTGAGGGGTTCTTGGAGAGGTACCGAAACGTTGAGAGCCGCGTTTACGGATTCGGATTTACGGATCATATACGACTTGAAGTCCAAGGCAGAGTTGCGATCATTGCTTTTCCCTTCCAGTGGAATCATTTCTCAGCCTTGTGATGAGGTGATAGCAGAAGAGACAGACAAAACAGTACGTTTTTGGAGATTGTTTAATGAGGGTATGGAGTTGTATCTTCGTCCTCTGGATTGGATGAAGAGAGAGGATGAGCTGAGATGAACAACAGTACGTAGTAGCCATGGACGATCCCACCTTCTCcgatataattttataattgggTTTGCCCAAATTAATGTGAGTAAGTGGAGCTCTTAATAATAGGTTCTAATAAACTCCTAATGCTTGGAAGCAAAGCAATGAAGGTCAACGTCTTTACTGTTATTTTTAAACTGTAGTCTGggaacaaaataatatgaaataatttcaaTTATGGCATGAAAAAGTCACGTTCTATGTACATATTTTAACAAAGTAAGAAGTTCAAAATAATCGTTAGAATAATTGACTGCAGTTCATATCATGTTAAGTAGTGACTGGAGGAAGCTCTAATAAAAGGTTTCACTTCCCAAGTAGAGAAAAATCAGATCCCAATTTGTGAAGTCTACTCCTATATGATTTATGAGTCTTTGCCCCAGTCCTTTGTCAAAGGATTGTGTGGTAGAAAATTCATAGGAGTACATCATGAGTCTCTAAAATTTTGGGGCACTTGATCAGAGTAAGTAGAATACAAAGAATCAGGTACTTACAGTTCATATTTGATACTATTCTATAGGAGAACATGGTTGAGGTATTGTAGCCATGTGACCAAGCTAAGCTCTTGATCTGCGAGAGAACACCATGCAATCTCAGATAACTTGTAGAAAGCTGATGGATAAGACAGACATATAACATAAGCTGGTGTAGAAGACGGTTCACCTGTTACCGTCTCAAGTGAATATTGAACTAACAAGTCCAGGGCcggctctatatatatatgtgttgggGTGCATTTGCACAGGGTCAAGATCATCAGACCTTACAACGAACATGTCGTGTTTTATGGGATTCCAAGATAGAGTGTAGCCCGGCTGTGAAGCAAACAACGACGAGGAAATAAAGAGAGCTTGGTCTTAAGACAGTGAGGGATTTTCGAAGGAAAGAGAAAGCTCTGAGTCTAAAACCCATTCTTGTTGCTTCCATA
The Camelina sativa cultivar DH55 chromosome 15, Cs, whole genome shotgun sequence DNA segment above includes these coding regions:
- the LOC104748192 gene encoding terpenoid synthase 18-like; translation: MEATRMGFGLRSFSYLRKSPLCLKTKLSLFPRRLLHSHTLFWNPAKQDLFVVRSADLEGTRPSTHFSPSLWGDHFLSVSLDRAEFNEVEREIETMKPLVRDMLIMSSQSSDKEKIRLIHLFISLGISYHFDKEIQEILKHSFTKLDDIIVGEDDLETISIMFEVFRLYGHKMSCDAFDRFRGEDGRFKETLARDVRGLLQLFEVAHLGTPSEDIMDEALGFTQNHLESWVVSNVSSETVHLSKHIQNSLHYKKTWICNYKNSH